The stretch of DNA GTTTCCCGTTAGGCGGATGTATTGCTGAGGGCggttaaaatttgtattccgcctattgttgttgttgttatttcgcTGTGGGTTTATGTTTGAGAATTGGTCTCGAACTTGGTTTTGCTGGCCAAAACGGTTATAGTTATTACGCGGTTGGttttggaaattattttggttgaaattgttGCGGTTGAAATTGTTTTGGTTTCTACCGCGGTTATGGAAGTCGTTTGGCCTGCGCCTGTAATTATTATAATGTGTGTCAACGTTGTTGTTGAAACGGTTGGCGTTTCTGTTGGTTTGCGAGTATGCAAATACTGATGCGCTCGCATTATTTAAGTTTTCCTCCAACGCTTTAGTCATCGCGTCGGAGTATGAATTGAAATTCCCTGCTCTTATGATGAGcgaggttttttcgttttttaacccTCCGGCTAAATGTTTGACGCCTTCTTTGTTTGCCATAGATTTGGCAACTTGGGGCGGAATTTCTTTAGCGGTGTACGCTGTTTCCAAACTGAACACCAATTTTTCTAAATCCAGGCAAAATTGTTCGATTCCACCGTTTTGTTTCAAGTTAGCCATTTTAGCTAGAACTTGTTCCGGTGGGCTGGTCGTTATTTTAgcttttaaaattttgcttatctCGCTCACCGATGTCGGTGTTTCAGTGAATGCATTTCTCGCCCGTCCCTCTAGTTTGGTTAGTATGACGTTAATTATGGTTGCTTTGTTTTCCggtgtttcaaatgttttcaccaAGTTTAAAGCGTCAGCGAAGGCTTTCAGTTTGTCTATGTTTCCGTCGAATTGCGGAACTATAGACGATGTAGTCTTGATTATTTCGAGTATGCTAGccattttcggttttctttgtAACCTGAGGCAAAATAGGACGGCTAGCGCAATTTCCTTGAGTGTTCTTGGTCTACCCTTTTCGATTGACGCCTTAATTGCGTTCAAAAGTTGGTCCgccttttcggttatttttatgatttctgagCCGTGGGTTGTGTCTAGTAACGTAGACGACAATTTTTTAATCTGTTTCACGAGCGCTTCCGCTTCCGTGAGGCGTTTGGCTAAAGTACTTTTCCTTAGTTTTCTGACCAGTTCCTGTTGTATAGTCAGGTGtatatgttttagtttttgtatattCAATTGGATGAGCTTTGTTACTTCGTCCATTCAAGGAGACAAGGAAAAATGGTTATCGGTAAAGAATTTATTATGCTGAGGCTGCGTTCGAACgcatgttttaaaattttcgaattcttTTAGACGGTGTCGACTACGGCTGCGTGAGCTTTTGCCGCTTGCATAGCATGTGCATTCATGCATGCCTTATatgctttgtatattttcgaaatTAGTAGTATGGATGTGAGGGCAAGTGTGACGCAGATAATCGCTCCTTGAGCTTCGTGCATTACACTGTGGTTCTCTAggtgatttaaaatttggatTTGAGCGTCGCCCGTGTTACTAACGGGTTTGGTATTAAATAACCCCATGTTCAACGGTACATATGTAAAACCAATTTTGTGGGTATtgtaattgctttttttttttctaattcctaCTACCTATTCCTACTGCCGCGTGGGTAttacgataaaaaatattttgtgcctCGACTATAAATTTATTACATGATATCCGTATATAAAAGGATTAGACTAACTCGAGTCTGACTTACGCCACGTTTTCTCCGCAAGTGTCCTCTTCTCGGGGGTGGGGGGGGCGTGGGTGCCTCTGCTTCCGTCAGATCTCAGGGGTGTCCAGTTGGATCCAAAtcgatgttcatttttttttttttttgaaatactgcttGACTTGCGAATGTTATTTATCCAGGTGGCTACTGTCAGCTTCACGATTTCACTTGTGTCTGCGATTCTAATTTTTCGTAAACGGCTTCAATAGTTTCCGCTGGGGTCCAATTTCTTCCCCGCTTTGCCGATTTTCACTTTCACCATCTTTTCGCTGAATGTTTCGTTACTCAATTTATTCACACTTGCACTGCGTCCGGTTGGTTTAAAAGTTCATTTAGCGAATTTTTCTTAGcttaaatgattcatattcacacCGTACCCGGGTGATTGTCCAACACAACAgtaggcttcttcttcttcttgtttttaaaaggctttaaactttgcagttcaccaTTGCCTCTGCTCAGCAGGCTCTAAACTCTGCGTTTAAATTCACTTTAATACGCGATAACAGCATCGGATCTGTCGGTTCACTCGTGActcctgtcacggtcgccatgtaaACGTGAAGAAGGAACTTACGccattcagtggcgtcgactttcggatttggtaaattaataaacacaaacgctattcgtacaagcgtcgcctctctactgtattctgtcaactgacatctgtattcaaagaaaagactctcggggcttaaatactagtttacaagaataggcttaaactctacacagaatatttacaaattatgctgggcggagcatcgcaccagcagttagagtgggctgtgatggccttggtcagacgcgt from Toxorhynchites rutilus septentrionalis strain SRP chromosome 3, ASM2978413v1, whole genome shotgun sequence encodes:
- the LOC129773583 gene encoding probable cyclin-dependent serine/threonine-protein kinase DDB_G0292550; the encoded protein is MASILEIIKTTSSIVPQFDGNIDKLKAFADALNLVKTFETPENKATIINVILTKLEGRARNAFTETPTSVSEISKILKAKITTSPPEQVLAKMANLKQNGGIEQFCLDLEKLVFSLETAYTAKEIPPQVAKSMANKEGVKHLAGGLKNEKTSLIIRAGNFNSYSDAMTKALEENLNNASASVFAYSQTNRNANRFNNNVDTHYNNYRRRPNDFHNRGRNQNNFNRNNFNQNNFQNQPRNNYNRFGQQNQVRDQFSNINPQRNNNNNNRRNTNFNRPQQYIRLTGNESQPTDALQSEPALTLEENKHYGDQH